A segment of the Streptomyces sp. L2 genome:
CGGGCTGGGGCGCGGTGAGGAGCAGACCGGCGGTCAGGGCCCCCACCCCGATCAGCGCGGTCCTTCTGCGGCGGGTCATACGCGGCTCCTTGCGGACGTGCGCCGGCGGCGGCGCGGGAGGTACACCAGCGCCTCGGTCCCGGCGAAGCGCACGACGAACGTGGTCACGAGGGCGAGGGTGGTCGCGGTGAGGGCGCCCATCCCGAACCGGTGGACGAACAGGGCGATCAGCGGGATGCGCAGCACCAGGTCGGCGTTGGCGAGCAGCGCGAATCGGCCGAGCCGGTCCCACCAGCGGCGGTGCGCACGCCGGTCGCGGAACAGCAGGTGCTCGATGAGCAGGAAGTTCCAGGCGACGCCGAACTGGTTGGCGAGAATCTCGGCGGGCACGTAGTGCAGGCCGAGGGCGGTGAGGACGTACAGGCCGAGCAGGTTGGGCAGGAAGCCGCTGACGCCGATCAGGCCGAAGCCGACCATGCGGGCGAACGGCGAGGCGGTGCGCAGCCCGGCGAGGTGCCGCAGGAAGCGCAGGCCCTCGGCGGCGGTGGACTTGGACTCGCCGGCGTACCGGTCCTGGAAGACGAACGGCACTTCGGCGACCGTACGGGGTCGGCTGCGTACGGCGAGTTCGAGGAGGATCTTGTAGCCGAGCGGTTTGAGGACGTCGGCGGTAACGGCGCTGCGGCGGATGGCGAAGAAGCCGCTCATCGGGTCGCTGATGCCGTGCAGTCGGCGCGGGAAGAGGGACTTGGCGAGCCAGGTCGCCGCGCGGGACACGGCGACCCGGTAGCCGCCGGCGAGTCCGGCGCGGCTGCCGCCCTTGAGGTAGCGGGAGGCGACGACGAGCCCGGCGTTCGCGCGTTCGCCGGTGGCGACCAGGTCCGGGACGAGGGAGGGCGGGTGCTGGCAGTCGCCGTCCATGACGACGATCCACTCGGAGGTGGCCGCCTTCAGTCCCTCGACGACGGCCCCGCCGAGTCCGCCGGCCGGTTCCTCGCGGTGCAGCACGGTCACGGGGAACGGGCAGTCCTGCGCGGCCGCGCGGATCACCTCGGGGGTGTCGTCGGTGGAGTCGTCCACGAAGACGACCTCGCAGGGCAGCCGGGCGGGCACCGATTCGGTGATCCGGTGCAGCAGCTGCCGGACGTTGGCGGACTCGTTGAACGTCGGTACGACGACGGTGACCGCGCCGGGTTCGGGGACCTCGGTGACGTCGGGTTCGCCGAGGGCGCTGGTGTACTCGTGGCTGCTCATCGGGCGTCTCCCGCGGTGGTCCGGACCTGGCGGATCTCGATGCGGTCGGGTCCGGTGCCGAAGGTGGCGACCGGGGTGGAGTGCTGGATGGCGGCGCGGACGTTCGGGAGGTCCTTGGCGTCGCGGCGGACGGTCGGGGAGGCGACGACGTAGTCGACGTCCCGCCAGCCGTGCGGCATGGTCTTGGCGACGGCGGGGTCGAGGTCCGCCTTGTAGAACCAGATCGCGCCGAGTCCGGGCCGGTATCCGGCGTGCACGAGGTCCAGCCAGAGGGCGTCGTCGACGAGGACGCGGGTGTCCTGCGGTTCCGCGACCTCGGTGCTGAGCCAGTGGGAGGCCTGCCGGTAGGGCTTGTTGGCGTCGGCGGTGAGGGCGGTGCGGTCGCCGTCGTACCAGTGCGGGACGACGTAGGCGCCTGCGGCGAGCGTGAGGACGGCGGCGAGCGCGTACCGGCCGCCGGTCAGGTACCGCCTCTCGCCCTCGGCCCGGCCGCGGCGCAGGACCGCCCGGCCGACGGAGGCGGCGCCGCCGGCGAGGACCAGGGCGAGGAACGGCAGGGCGCCGATGACGTACATGGCGGGCAGGTAGCCGTTCGGGCGCAGGGCGACGGCCGTGAGGACGGCGACCGCCAGGGCCGGTCCGGCGAGGGCGCGGGCGGTGACCGACCAGCGCCATCCGGCCAGCAGGAGCAGGGCTCCGGCGAGGCCGCCGAGGGGCAGGACGCGGTCGTAGTACAGCCAGGAGTGCAGGACGCCGTAACTGCCGGAGTGCGTGTCCAGGATGAAGCCGGAGCCGGGGCGGGACATCTGGTAGGTGATGCCCTCCCAGAGGGATACGTGTCCGGGACCGGGCCACAACTCGCCCTTCAGCAGGGCGAAGAGGGGGTAGGAGAGGCCGATCAGGGCACAGGCGGTGACGGCTCCGGTGAGGGCGAACTTGCGGGTGTCACGATGACTGTGCCGCCACATGGTGACGAACAGGGCGGGCAGGACGACGAGCATCGTCTCCTTGGTGAGGACGCCCGCGGCGGCGGCGAGGCCCGCGCCGAAGTGGTGCCACAGGTGGCGGCTGGGCGAGGCGGCCAGGCAGAACGCCAGCAGCAGCCACATCACGGCGATGTTGTCGAGGAAGATCTCCCTGCTGAGCACGACGGACAGCGGGGAGAGCCCGAAGAGGGCCATGCCGAGTCCGGCGGCCCAGCGGGGCAGCAGGAGCCGCCGGCCGAGGACGTACACCAGGACGGCGCTGACCGCGCCGATGCCGAGCATAACGAGCCGCATGGTGCCGACGGTCATCGAGCCGGGGCTGATGACGGAGGGGAGCCAGCTGAGCAGGGCGATCTGGATCCAGCCGAGCGGCGGGTGGTCGTACCAGTAGGTGTAGTGGGCCAGTCCGGTGCCCTGCTGCACGGCCCAGGCCTGGGCCAGGTAGGTGCCCTCGTCGTCGCTGAGGGTGGGGTAGGCGGAGATGTTCCAGCCCTGGACGAGAAGGACCGCGAGCAGCAGCGCCCCGCACAGGAGCAGGTCGGGGCGGGAGGAGCGGAGCCGCTGCGGCGGGCTCGTCCGACCGGTCGAACCCGTCTCGGGCGCGGGTGGGCGCTGCGCGGGGACCTTCGGGGCGGTCACCGCGGGAAGGGTGGAGGTCACGCGGACAC
Coding sequences within it:
- a CDS encoding glycosyltransferase family 2 protein, producing MSSHEYTSALGEPDVTEVPEPGAVTVVVPTFNESANVRQLLHRITESVPARLPCEVVFVDDSTDDTPEVIRAAAQDCPFPVTVLHREEPAGGLGGAVVEGLKAATSEWIVVMDGDCQHPPSLVPDLVATGERANAGLVVASRYLKGGSRAGLAGGYRVAVSRAATWLAKSLFPRRLHGISDPMSGFFAIRRSAVTADVLKPLGYKILLELAVRSRPRTVAEVPFVFQDRYAGESKSTAAEGLRFLRHLAGLRTASPFARMVGFGLIGVSGFLPNLLGLYVLTALGLHYVPAEILANQFGVAWNFLLIEHLLFRDRRAHRRWWDRLGRFALLANADLVLRIPLIALFVHRFGMGALTATTLALVTTFVVRFAGTEALVYLPRRRRRTSARSRV
- a CDS encoding phospholipid carrier-dependent glycosyltransferase is translated as MTSTLPAVTAPKVPAQRPPAPETGSTGRTSPPQRLRSSRPDLLLCGALLLAVLLVQGWNISAYPTLSDDEGTYLAQAWAVQQGTGLAHYTYWYDHPPLGWIQIALLSWLPSVISPGSMTVGTMRLVMLGIGAVSAVLVYVLGRRLLLPRWAAGLGMALFGLSPLSVVLSREIFLDNIAVMWLLLAFCLAASPSRHLWHHFGAGLAAAAGVLTKETMLVVLPALFVTMWRHSHRDTRKFALTGAVTACALIGLSYPLFALLKGELWPGPGHVSLWEGITYQMSRPGSGFILDTHSGSYGVLHSWLYYDRVLPLGGLAGALLLLAGWRWSVTARALAGPALAVAVLTAVALRPNGYLPAMYVIGALPFLALVLAGGAASVGRAVLRRGRAEGERRYLTGGRYALAAVLTLAAGAYVVPHWYDGDRTALTADANKPYRQASHWLSTEVAEPQDTRVLVDDALWLDLVHAGYRPGLGAIWFYKADLDPAVAKTMPHGWRDVDYVVASPTVRRDAKDLPNVRAAIQHSTPVATFGTGPDRIEIRQVRTTAGDAR